In Listeria monocytogenes, the following proteins share a genomic window:
- a CDS encoding DUF3116 family protein: MDEPTKAVIYQILSRTEEQNATMDHLVFEMMQFPGAADFTKNELLFGIYWLETYHYIFRMNENQKTRYYRTEKGHEKLAELELLKKNS, encoded by the coding sequence ATGGATGAACCAACCAAAGCGGTGATCTATCAAATTTTATCTAGAACAGAAGAACAAAATGCGACGATGGATCATTTGGTTTTCGAAATGATGCAATTCCCTGGTGCCGCGGATTTTACTAAGAATGAATTGCTGTTTGGCATTTATTGGCTAGAAACGTATCATTATATTTTTCGAATGAATGAAAATCAAAAGACGAGATACTACCGAACGGAAAAAGGGCATGAAAAATTAGCTGAACTAGAACTTTTAAAAAAGAATAGTTAA
- a CDS encoding N-acetyltransferase — protein MTASDLEDFLSTAITDYANEKVEAGTWAEEEALAKSQDSFNKLLYDGITTPNEYLYSIISGEKIGYIWFHVDETRSGKHAFIYDFVIFEAFRGKGFGTKTLEALDKLAKDMEITKIELHVFAHNQTAIGLYNKVGFQNTDITMAKYL, from the coding sequence ATGACCGCTTCTGATTTAGAAGATTTTTTATCTACAGCCATTACAGATTACGCAAATGAAAAAGTTGAGGCCGGCACATGGGCTGAAGAAGAAGCCTTAGCTAAATCCCAAGACTCTTTCAACAAATTGCTATATGACGGAATTACTACACCAAATGAATATCTCTACAGCATTATCTCAGGCGAAAAAATCGGTTATATCTGGTTCCATGTGGACGAAACTCGCTCTGGTAAACATGCTTTCATTTATGATTTTGTGATTTTCGAAGCATTCCGTGGTAAAGGATTCGGAACAAAAACATTAGAAGCACTAGACAAACTTGCGAAAGACATGGAGATTACTAAAATTGAGCTACATGTATTCGCACATAATCAAACAGCTATCGGCTTATATAATAAAGTTGGTTTTCAAAACACCGATATTACGATGGCTAAATATTTATAA
- a CDS encoding SGNH/GDSL hydrolase family protein, whose translation MKKTIQSVGVWGDSIMKGVLFNPEKNRYTLLKNNCIKRASEKLGLTFQNHSTMGRTITKGHEILTKDLAKDATNDIAIIEFGGNDCDFNWTEVSENPTAEHIPSTPLNIFETQLLEMIARLKKLDIKPILMTLPPLHAKRYFEFITRNGLNKDNILQFLGGDVEMIYRWQERYSNTISRIAAETGSHIIDVRDSFLAEFHYENLLCADGIHPNEAGHIAMSQKFIQYASFHKA comes from the coding sequence ATGAAGAAAACCATTCAGTCAGTTGGTGTTTGGGGCGATAGTATTATGAAAGGCGTTCTTTTCAACCCTGAAAAAAATCGCTATACATTGCTTAAAAACAACTGCATTAAACGAGCATCTGAAAAACTTGGCCTGACTTTTCAAAATCATTCCACAATGGGTCGTACAATCACTAAAGGCCACGAAATTCTAACAAAAGACTTAGCAAAAGATGCAACAAATGATATCGCCATTATCGAATTTGGCGGAAATGATTGTGATTTTAACTGGACGGAAGTTTCCGAAAATCCGACAGCTGAGCACATTCCTAGCACCCCACTTAACATTTTTGAAACGCAATTACTTGAAATGATTGCACGACTAAAAAAACTGGATATTAAACCCATTTTAATGACATTGCCTCCCCTTCACGCAAAACGTTATTTTGAATTCATTACGAGAAATGGACTAAATAAAGATAATATTTTGCAGTTTTTAGGTGGCGATGTAGAGATGATTTATCGCTGGCAGGAACGATATAGCAATACGATTTCGCGCATCGCAGCCGAAACTGGTAGCCATATTATTGATGTCCGTGATAGTTTTCTCGCTGAATTTCATTATGAAAATTTGCTCTGTGCTGACGGTATTCATCCAAACGAGGCTGGTCATATTGCCATGTCTCAGAAATTCATTCAGTACGCAAGTTTCCATAAAGCATAA
- a CDS encoding DUF6044 family protein has protein sequence MWKKHKWLIIAVLLLVIYVAPLFILGGNSHVRIHDNLDSNVTWYKMVLNSGDYTAKVGTANIDQIMDDSVPRDSFDSEFVGIDWLYMIFSTPIAFAMSQLITRVFAFLGLFLWARDYLIKDKKYLVPLYFVSLAFALTPFWPSGMLSTLGMPLALWAFLNIRNNKRRIWNVIILTLLPFYSSLILGFCFFLVMVGCIWLYDVMKKKQVNIRFLLSIIYMGLIYILVNYRFIYGMFLHAKPDSRSEFSLPNLSFSSSIRLSFKNFIYGHTHDQALAGFVILPVLLLVLVLIIVKREWVKEKLFLWLFGFNLFLSFWYGFWWYRGWNGLKEHVEIMRTFNFSRFHFLQPFLFYGLFALAIVYLIKKGNWWRKLGYVAIALQLVVVFANNSEIYYRTGNDSPSINQFYATEQMEEIKDYIGKPQSSYRVGSIGLHPSVSQESGFYTVDGYVNSYPLAYKRAFRKIIAGELDKSPVLEDYYDNWGNRCYLFSAELGKNYDFGKDSKKHIKQLDFNSEAFKKVGGEYILSAVPIDNASEVGLQFEKAFDNKESYWKIYLYKATK, from the coding sequence ATGTGGAAAAAGCATAAGTGGCTAATTATTGCAGTATTGTTATTGGTAATTTATGTCGCTCCATTATTTATTCTTGGCGGGAATAGTCATGTAAGGATTCATGATAACTTGGATTCTAATGTGACATGGTACAAAATGGTTTTGAATAGCGGGGATTATACCGCTAAAGTCGGGACAGCAAATATAGATCAAATAATGGATGACAGCGTCCCCAGAGATTCATTTGATTCAGAGTTTGTTGGGATTGATTGGCTTTACATGATTTTCAGCACACCAATTGCCTTTGCGATGAGTCAGTTAATTACACGTGTTTTTGCATTTTTAGGACTATTTTTATGGGCAAGAGATTACCTTATTAAAGATAAAAAATATCTCGTGCCACTTTATTTTGTTTCCTTAGCTTTTGCGCTGACACCCTTTTGGCCATCAGGCATGCTGAGTACACTTGGAATGCCACTTGCTTTGTGGGCATTTTTAAACATTAGAAATAATAAGCGGCGAATTTGGAATGTGATTATACTGACGCTACTTCCATTTTATTCCAGTTTAATATTAGGATTTTGTTTCTTTTTAGTAATGGTTGGCTGTATTTGGTTGTATGATGTTATGAAGAAAAAACAAGTAAATATTCGATTTTTGCTTAGCATAATATACATGGGTTTGATTTACATCTTAGTGAATTATCGTTTTATTTATGGCATGTTTCTTCATGCTAAGCCGGATTCAAGGAGTGAATTTAGTTTACCCAATTTGTCATTTTCAAGTTCGATTCGTCTAAGTTTTAAAAATTTCATCTATGGGCACACCCATGACCAAGCGCTCGCAGGATTTGTTATTTTGCCAGTATTACTTCTTGTTCTCGTATTAATCATTGTCAAACGAGAATGGGTCAAAGAAAAACTATTTTTATGGTTGTTTGGTTTTAATTTGTTTTTATCTTTTTGGTACGGATTTTGGTGGTACCGTGGCTGGAATGGGCTTAAAGAACATGTGGAAATCATGCGGACATTTAATTTTTCGCGCTTCCATTTTTTACAGCCGTTTTTATTTTATGGACTGTTCGCACTTGCAATTGTTTATTTAATCAAAAAAGGAAATTGGTGGCGAAAGCTCGGTTATGTGGCGATTGCGCTGCAGCTTGTTGTAGTTTTCGCTAATAATTCTGAGATTTACTACCGCACTGGAAATGACTCGCCAAGCATTAATCAATTTTACGCCACGGAGCAAATGGAAGAAATTAAAGATTATATTGGCAAACCCCAGTCAAGTTACCGTGTCGGAAGTATCGGCCTACACCCGTCTGTTTCCCAAGAAAGTGGCTTTTATACTGTCGATGGGTATGTGAATTCCTATCCTCTTGCTTATAAAAGGGCTTTTCGCAAAATTATTGCTGGGGAACTAGACAAGAGTCCTGTTTTAGAAGATTATTACGATAATTGGGGCAATCGTTGTTATTTATTTTCTGCTGAATTAGGGAAAAATTATGATTTCGGAAAGGATTCGAAAAAACACATTAAACAGTTAGATTTTAATTCAGAGGCATTTAAAAAGGTTGGCGGCGAGTATATTCTATCAGCTGTTCCGATTGATAATGCTTCAGAAGTTGGGCTACAGTTCGAAAAAGCCTTCGATAATAAGGAATCTTACTGGAAAATCTATTTATACAAAGCAACTAAATAA
- a CDS encoding Cna B-type domain-containing protein: MLKHNWQKVFVVMVAVALVFQLVPWSNIFAGAEGNQTKTTQPDNQKVADENKTTVIPDNKETTKKLVNGKQLLKGSVDWNFTNKVTDANGNTKETYAPGDSLKFSLSLAIPSYSEAVLDETYTFWIQKDFFQGDKVTFVNPAIDGLTPRQNVFTDDSMKNSIGTKTINGVQYIGYTLKFNQSPEALAKYEDEPLTNAKFDMFATISTTITTKEDYQAIVIEDDKDVDISKIEVPVTPPTPDTDNGVLTASKVIDSAWRLDKDTGKYIKVATSSTNYTPEKDDLVFYYVYATNNSGENTVLEKMVDELPAGFSIITEGSPEWQALSTASGSSLQRGWIASADQTNLAPGATRYELPFSPAQTISKNGGGIYRTIAAKVTDPTKDLTNVTKSPTKGGEGKSGSVTPSGKDVYDMAITTKISSTYDKNNKYIGAVSSTTTPVSISEGSTVGVTYTAINQGNYTKDVVVYAYVPAGYELNNDTSDFKNTNDKWKYETTVPSGGGVWSDIKVYSITLSGGMASGATATATMYMKAIGMPDDGTYSAVDFYMAGEIGSFSNFNGDSTLDGAITDVDSTPDMNPGNDLISNVDGSTVKPIDGFQKEKPHVVKENAKSTATLQDEDDFDFDYVTFIKTPEVIPSEGKVFEKTRLSAADAEKTARNMIGSDIMGSALKDYTPLADDGRITSPKTYMVYEMNINPSGVEDTLNSSFTDTLPKGLKMLEYDIAGLNSSNKHIYGFTTNKFEGTPKFTNADGQDVIVYQKGLYSEKQVCIANSTLNDVGVRYFGNNADKMGVTGSVTKDARTLTLNFGQPSADPMYSETKAAYKVYMIVVIDPDEIDYSSIMQNKATYTYNDKVITSYENSEMYWDAGGGTAYAKKYVLDNKTNAYVSGSQYNVATPDADGNLSVGYKIRVRSAYEFDKSSINIGDVIAADNFKSISNVEVNGYEASPNTGFQIDGELENPVPLAADKYAVEAKATANTLDITNPADIPQMQLYNVLFKVNYQKVKYGAKLVNQAAGSEVATVVPLNLNLLKQDDISKTALTGYEFKAYYADENGKADLTKPVKDTNNNEIVMTDSSGAANFIPTGYKTTSKNQEWNVVLVETKTPTGYESNENKEYPVTVKSDANGNLSIPTSTETGLEITNDDHGAATATIDNHADVKMIDVNGAKTWTGDKEADRPDSIEVQLLQDGVAYGSPITVTKADNWKYEFKNVPETNADGTKYTYTVLENTVANYTSAVTGLDINNTLIKPDVKMINLDGQKTWKNDTENDRPASIEIQLQQNGQDYGFPVTVTKDNDWKYEFKNLPETTNDGVAYNYTIVEKAVPGYETKVDGMNVINTKIDAPKTTVSGEKTWKNDTAKDRPDYIEVQLLQNGQTYGDPVKVTKENDWKYSFKDLPKTDANNNAYRYSVTEKAVPGYKTTTDGMNLTNTKVTDEKNVTTASGTKTWVGDNEKTRPDSIEVQLLQNGKAYGTPIKVTAKTNWKYNFTNLPEKDKTGEKYSYTISEKQVSGYSVKVKGMDLTNTKVTKTTPKETPKNTHSTNKPSKTKKLPGTGDTNGMLLFAGGLVLLFLGLHLRRKSTK; the protein is encoded by the coding sequence ATGCTAAAACACAACTGGCAAAAAGTGTTCGTTGTAATGGTTGCGGTTGCGCTTGTTTTTCAACTGGTTCCATGGTCTAATATCTTCGCCGGAGCAGAAGGAAATCAAACAAAAACAACTCAACCAGATAATCAAAAAGTAGCGGATGAAAACAAAACAACCGTAATACCTGACAATAAAGAGACAACTAAAAAGCTAGTTAATGGAAAGCAATTACTAAAAGGTTCCGTTGATTGGAATTTTACAAATAAAGTAACAGACGCAAACGGGAATACGAAAGAAACTTATGCACCAGGAGACTCACTCAAGTTTTCATTAAGTTTGGCAATTCCATCCTATTCAGAAGCAGTCTTGGATGAAACTTATACATTTTGGATACAAAAAGACTTCTTCCAAGGAGACAAAGTGACATTTGTTAATCCTGCAATTGATGGATTAACGCCGAGACAAAATGTTTTTACAGATGATTCCATGAAAAACTCGATTGGCACAAAAACTATTAATGGTGTCCAGTATATTGGTTACACACTCAAATTTAATCAGAGCCCAGAAGCATTGGCAAAATATGAAGATGAGCCGCTTACTAACGCTAAATTTGATATGTTTGCAACCATAAGTACGACTATTACAACAAAAGAAGACTATCAAGCCATTGTAATTGAAGATGATAAAGATGTAGATATTAGCAAAATTGAGGTCCCTGTAACACCCCCAACTCCAGATACAGATAATGGCGTACTCACTGCTTCTAAAGTAATCGATTCTGCTTGGCGGTTAGATAAAGACACTGGAAAATATATTAAAGTCGCTACATCGTCCACAAATTACACACCTGAAAAAGATGATCTAGTTTTCTATTATGTTTATGCCACAAACAATTCAGGGGAAAATACCGTTTTAGAAAAAATGGTAGATGAATTACCAGCTGGTTTTTCCATTATTACGGAAGGTTCACCAGAATGGCAGGCTTTATCAACCGCATCTGGCTCTTCGCTTCAACGCGGTTGGATTGCTTCAGCAGACCAAACAAACCTTGCCCCTGGCGCAACTAGATACGAATTACCATTTTCCCCAGCTCAGACTATCTCCAAAAATGGCGGAGGTATTTATAGAACAATTGCAGCAAAAGTAACAGATCCAACGAAAGATTTGACTAACGTTACTAAAAGCCCAACTAAAGGCGGCGAAGGTAAATCTGGTTCTGTAACGCCAAGTGGGAAAGATGTTTATGACATGGCAATTACGACAAAAATTAGCTCCACTTACGATAAAAACAATAAATATATTGGTGCTGTTAGTAGCACAACTACGCCCGTTTCTATATCAGAAGGAAGCACAGTTGGCGTGACTTACACCGCGATTAACCAAGGGAATTATACAAAAGATGTTGTCGTTTATGCCTATGTACCAGCAGGTTATGAACTAAATAATGATACATCTGATTTCAAAAATACGAATGATAAATGGAAATACGAAACAACCGTGCCTAGTGGTGGCGGTGTGTGGAGTGATATCAAAGTTTACTCCATTACACTTTCTGGAGGCATGGCATCAGGTGCAACTGCAACTGCGACAATGTATATGAAAGCTATCGGTATGCCAGATGATGGGACTTATAGCGCAGTAGACTTTTACATGGCTGGAGAAATCGGTTCATTTTCTAACTTTAATGGTGATTCTACTTTAGACGGAGCAATTACCGATGTAGATTCGACGCCAGATATGAATCCAGGAAATGATCTGATTAGCAATGTTGATGGTTCTACTGTAAAACCTATTGATGGCTTCCAAAAAGAAAAACCACATGTTGTAAAAGAAAATGCTAAATCAACAGCGACTTTACAAGATGAAGATGATTTCGATTTTGATTATGTCACATTCATTAAAACACCAGAAGTAATTCCATCAGAAGGAAAAGTGTTTGAAAAAACACGTCTATCAGCAGCTGATGCAGAAAAAACAGCGCGCAATATGATAGGTAGCGACATCATGGGTTCTGCCTTGAAAGACTATACGCCTCTTGCCGACGATGGTAGAATTACTTCACCAAAAACATATATGGTCTATGAAATGAACATTAACCCATCTGGAGTAGAAGACACACTAAATTCTTCGTTCACAGATACACTTCCAAAAGGGTTGAAAATGCTTGAATATGATATTGCTGGTTTAAATTCTAGCAATAAACACATTTATGGTTTTACAACGAACAAATTTGAAGGTACACCGAAATTCACAAATGCAGACGGACAAGACGTTATTGTTTATCAAAAAGGCTTATATTCCGAGAAACAAGTTTGTATTGCCAACTCCACTTTAAATGACGTTGGAGTAAGATATTTCGGGAATAATGCGGATAAAATGGGTGTAACTGGTTCCGTAACAAAAGATGCACGTACACTAACCCTTAATTTTGGACAACCGTCAGCAGACCCGATGTATAGTGAAACAAAAGCAGCTTACAAAGTGTACATGATTGTAGTTATTGACCCAGACGAAATTGACTACAGCAGCATCATGCAAAATAAAGCAACATACACTTACAACGATAAAGTTATTACTTCTTATGAAAATAGCGAAATGTACTGGGATGCTGGCGGCGGTACGGCCTATGCGAAAAAATATGTTTTAGACAATAAAACAAATGCATATGTAAGTGGAAGCCAATATAACGTAGCTACTCCTGATGCAGACGGTAATTTATCAGTTGGCTATAAAATACGAGTAAGAAGTGCGTATGAATTCGATAAATCTTCTATTAATATTGGAGACGTTATTGCTGCAGATAATTTTAAATCTATCTCTAATGTGGAAGTAAATGGTTATGAGGCAAGTCCAAATACGGGCTTCCAAATTGACGGGGAACTTGAAAATCCCGTACCACTTGCTGCGGATAAATATGCGGTAGAAGCAAAAGCAACTGCAAATACACTAGATATCACAAATCCGGCTGACATTCCACAAATGCAACTATATAACGTGCTTTTCAAAGTAAATTATCAAAAAGTGAAATATGGCGCGAAACTAGTTAACCAAGCAGCCGGGTCAGAAGTTGCAACTGTTGTTCCATTAAACTTAAATCTTCTAAAACAAGACGATATAAGCAAAACAGCATTGACAGGCTATGAATTCAAAGCTTATTATGCGGACGAAAACGGAAAAGCAGATTTAACAAAACCGGTCAAAGATACAAATAATAACGAAATTGTTATGACAGACTCGTCTGGCGCAGCAAATTTCATCCCGACTGGGTATAAAACAACTTCTAAAAATCAAGAATGGAATGTAGTTCTTGTTGAAACAAAGACACCAACTGGTTATGAATCAAATGAAAATAAAGAGTATCCAGTTACAGTGAAGAGCGATGCGAATGGTAATTTATCCATTCCAACTAGCACAGAAACAGGCCTTGAAATCACCAATGATGATCACGGCGCAGCAACAGCGACTATTGACAACCATGCAGACGTGAAAATGATTGATGTGAATGGCGCGAAAACTTGGACTGGTGACAAAGAAGCAGATCGTCCAGATTCCATCGAAGTACAACTTTTACAAGACGGTGTAGCATACGGTAGCCCAATTACTGTAACAAAAGCAGACAACTGGAAATACGAATTCAAAAATGTTCCAGAAACAAATGCAGATGGAACTAAATACACGTATACAGTTTTAGAAAATACAGTAGCTAACTACACAAGTGCTGTCACTGGTCTTGATATTAACAACACATTAATCAAACCAGATGTAAAAATGATTAATCTTGACGGTCAAAAAACGTGGAAAAATGATACAGAAAACGATCGTCCCGCATCCATCGAAATTCAATTACAACAAAATGGGCAAGATTACGGTTTCCCAGTAACAGTTACAAAAGATAACGATTGGAAATACGAATTTAAAAACCTACCAGAAACAACCAATGATGGAGTGGCTTACAACTACACAATTGTCGAAAAAGCAGTTCCAGGCTATGAAACCAAAGTCGACGGAATGAACGTCATCAACACGAAAATAGATGCACCAAAAACCACTGTCTCTGGTGAAAAAACATGGAAAAACGACACAGCCAAAGACCGTCCAGACTATATCGAAGTACAACTTTTACAAAATGGACAAACTTATGGTGATCCAGTCAAAGTAACGAAAGAGAACGACTGGAAATATAGCTTCAAAGATTTACCTAAAACCGATGCTAACAACAACGCTTATCGTTACTCTGTTACTGAAAAAGCAGTTCCAGGCTACAAAACAACCACAGATGGAATGAACTTAACCAATACAAAAGTAACCGATGAGAAAAATGTAACTACAGCGAGCGGCACAAAGACTTGGGTGGGAGACAATGAAAAAACACGTCCAGACTCCATCGAAGTACAACTTTTACAAAACGGTAAAGCATACGGAACACCAATCAAAGTAACAGCAAAAACGAATTGGAAATACAACTTTACCAACCTTCCAGAGAAAGACAAAACAGGTGAAAAATACAGCTATACCATATCTGAAAAACAAGTATCTGGCTATAGTGTAAAAGTAAAAGGCATGGACTTAACGAATACAAAAGTAACAAAAACGACACCAAAAGAAACACCAAAAAATACACATTCTACCAATAAACCAAGTAAAACGAAAAAATTACCTGGAACTGGTGATACGAATGGTATGTTGCTATTTGCTGGTGGATTAGTACTATTATTCTTAGGACTACACCTTAGAAGAAAAAGTACCAAATAA
- a CDS encoding cysteine hydrolase family protein codes for MILLVVDTQKLIMTNNLYNFDSLVPNIERLITNARKNKIEIIYVRHDDGPDTELTNGKEGFDIYEKFQPTKDERIFDKTVNSAFKGTGLLAYLKEKGTKKIVVAGLQTDFCIDATVKCGFEHGFQMIVPAHANSTEENHFMSGENSYKYYNEWMWPDRYATCISIEETINEMENN; via the coding sequence ATGATATTATTAGTTGTTGATACACAAAAATTAATTATGACAAATAATCTTTACAATTTCGATTCACTGGTACCCAATATAGAACGATTAATCACCAACGCTCGGAAAAATAAAATAGAAATAATTTATGTGCGACATGACGACGGCCCTGATACAGAACTTACAAATGGAAAAGAAGGCTTCGATATTTACGAAAAATTCCAACCAACTAAAGACGAAAGAATCTTTGATAAAACCGTAAATAGCGCTTTTAAAGGAACAGGCTTACTTGCTTATCTCAAAGAAAAAGGAACGAAGAAAATTGTAGTAGCAGGATTGCAAACCGATTTTTGCATTGACGCCACGGTGAAATGTGGTTTTGAACATGGCTTCCAGATGATTGTTCCCGCCCACGCCAATTCGACGGAAGAAAACCACTTTATGTCGGGGGAGAATAGTTACAAGTATTATAATGAATGGATGTGGCCTGATCGTTACGCGACCTGCATATCTATAGAAGAAACAATTAATGAAATGGAAAATAACTAA
- a CDS encoding HAD family hydrolase: MINLIFDIDDTVYDQLKPFENAFKATFGKADHLKIENLYIKSRFYSDEVYHRVVRGEMPKAEMHVYRITQALNDFDYQITKKEAEAFQHAYEQNQRKIELTSGIKEILTWAKKNHITMGIITNGPKEHQQHKINDLQINEWIPAEHTFISGGVGIEKPDKKIFELVEKQIGINSAETYYIGDSFENDVIGSKSAGWHSIWLNRRDHLEPKDAAYHPDYCVENEQELFTLLQKIF; encoded by the coding sequence ATGATTAACTTAATTTTTGATATTGACGATACAGTTTATGACCAACTAAAACCATTTGAAAATGCATTTAAAGCTACTTTTGGCAAAGCGGACCACCTGAAAATCGAAAATTTATATATTAAAAGTCGATTTTATAGCGATGAAGTGTATCACCGCGTTGTCCGAGGCGAAATGCCGAAAGCAGAAATGCACGTTTACCGGATTACGCAGGCGCTCAATGATTTTGATTATCAAATTACCAAAAAAGAAGCAGAAGCCTTTCAACACGCCTACGAACAAAACCAACGCAAAATCGAACTTACGTCAGGAATTAAAGAAATTCTCACATGGGCGAAAAAGAATCATATAACTATGGGAATCATTACGAACGGACCAAAAGAGCATCAACAACATAAAATAAATGATTTACAAATAAACGAATGGATTCCAGCTGAGCATACTTTTATTTCTGGTGGAGTAGGTATCGAAAAACCAGACAAAAAAATATTTGAGCTAGTAGAAAAGCAAATTGGAATTAATAGTGCAGAAACCTATTATATTGGTGATTCTTTTGAAAATGATGTTATCGGATCAAAAAGTGCTGGCTGGCATTCGATTTGGTTGAATAGACGGGATCATTTGGAGCCAAAAGATGCAGCCTACCACCCGGATTATTGCGTTGAAAATGAGCAAGAATTATTTACGCTTTTACAGAAAATATTTTAA
- a CDS encoding Rrf2 family transcriptional regulator: MKFSKATNYALHTMVYLANLSPEKSVGVKELATRQNVSPTYLSKVLTMLVKAGFIESVTGVNGGYKLAEPASSISFLDVIQAIEGKGAFFHCDPKNHSESQPHCLIGEVMNKAEQQMEDYLSKQTVGSIVVEIEKHQH, encoded by the coding sequence ATGAAATTTTCCAAAGCAACCAATTATGCACTACATACGATGGTTTATTTAGCTAATTTATCACCAGAAAAGTCTGTCGGTGTGAAAGAACTTGCGACCAGGCAAAATGTGTCGCCAACTTATCTATCTAAAGTGTTGACGATGCTAGTGAAAGCTGGCTTTATTGAGTCAGTAACGGGCGTTAATGGTGGGTATAAGTTAGCGGAACCAGCGAGTAGTATTAGTTTTCTTGATGTCATTCAAGCGATTGAAGGGAAGGGCGCCTTTTTCCATTGTGACCCTAAAAACCATAGCGAAAGCCAGCCGCACTGCTTGATTGGCGAAGTGATGAATAAGGCAGAGCAACAAATGGAAGATTATTTAAGCAAACAAACAGTAGGTAGTATTGTCGTAGAAATTGAAAAACATCAACATTAA
- a CDS encoding class I SAM-dependent methyltransferase produces the protein MKHHHNHHGEAGFKRKVDYLDRPERSEVLSPEDFLQAMPIGKTASILDLGAGTGFLTIPAAKLVDNTVFALDLDAKMLELIESKAKEAGLANVETLEASMDDIPLEANSVDVVLASLVLHEADSLADVLREVSRVVKTGGYFASLEFDTKGTDLKGPPMEIQISAEKLKEELAGFGFEVVKNWQLDEGMYVSIAVKK, from the coding sequence ATGAAACATCATCATAATCATCACGGGGAAGCTGGTTTTAAACGGAAAGTAGATTATTTAGATCGGCCAGAGCGGAGCGAAGTGCTGTCGCCAGAGGATTTTTTGCAGGCAATGCCAATCGGAAAAACAGCAAGTATTTTAGATTTAGGAGCGGGAACAGGATTTTTAACGATTCCAGCTGCAAAATTGGTTGATAATACAGTTTTTGCATTAGATTTAGATGCGAAAATGTTGGAATTAATTGAGTCGAAAGCGAAGGAAGCGGGTTTGGCTAATGTAGAGACGTTAGAAGCCAGCATGGATGATATTCCACTTGAGGCAAATTCGGTGGATGTTGTGCTCGCATCGCTCGTGTTACATGAAGCAGATTCTCTCGCGGATGTTTTGCGTGAAGTGAGTAGAGTTGTGAAAACTGGCGGCTACTTTGCTAGTTTGGAGTTTGATACGAAAGGAACTGATTTGAAAGGCCCACCAATGGAAATTCAGATTTCTGCGGAGAAATTGAAGGAAGAGCTTGCGGGATTTGGGTTTGAAGTGGTGAAGAATTGGCAGTTGGATGAGGGTATGTATGTGAGTATTGCGGTGAAGAAGTAA